In Arachis hypogaea cultivar Tifrunner chromosome 17, arahy.Tifrunner.gnm2.J5K5, whole genome shotgun sequence, a single window of DNA contains:
- the LOC112762525 gene encoding uncharacterized protein has product MKAPIEMVVLDEEGDTIQCTVKDIFVPIFEGLLAEGNVYVVTNFGVALNTIKFKPTRHEFRIHFKRDTIVRPVQDSSVPLNGFNFVLFKTIQSESKEDGYLVDVIGQLASKGNLVEFTRDGKPSSYITIELDDLEGGQKLRVTLWQSFAFELLKYLEEHPCLTYVVILQMGKMKFYSGLFICLFYWYLNACFLSSYAYGIFFVLLCLL; this is encoded by the exons ATGAAGGCACCTATTGAGATGGTTGTCCTTGATGAAGAG GGAGATACAATTCAATGCACTGTAAAAGACATATTTGTTCCTATCTTCGAGGGCTTACTCGCTGAGGGCAACGTGTACGTGGTCACTAATTTTGGAGTTGCTTTGAATACCATCAAGTTCAAGCCTACTAGACACGAATTTAGGATCCATTTCAAGAGGGACACGATTGTGCGTCCGGTACAAGATTCTTCAGTTCCATTGAACGGATTTAATTTTGTTCTGTTCAAAACAATTCAATCAGAGTCTAAAGAAGATGGTTATTTAGTTG ATGTGATAGGTCAGCTTGCTTCTAAGGGTAACTTGGTCGAATTCACACGGGACGGGAAGCCGTCAAGTTATATCACCATAGAACTTGATGATCTTGA GGGTGGACAGAAATTAAGGGTAACGTTGTGGCAGTCTTTTGCTTTTGAATTGCTCAAATATCTAGAGGAACACCCGTGTCTTACCTATGTGGTTATTCTCCAAATGGGCAAGATGAAATTTTATAGtggtttgtttatttgtttattttactgGTATTTAAATGCATGTTTTCTGTCATCATATGCTTAtggtattttctttgttttgttatGTCTTTTGTAG